From one Lycium barbarum isolate Lr01 chromosome 6, ASM1917538v2, whole genome shotgun sequence genomic stretch:
- the LOC132599262 gene encoding uncharacterized protein LOC132599262, which produces MYYVVSHKRMKFLYRYLGYIAGDCKLYFVGHLIIDEETEELSYTCDVHVYDIPSRQWIQDFPKLKYQKRAPFVCFLDGKLYVLSSGSPYIPLSHFEMLDINNLFQGWVSLSEPTALVYENLLACHHAKIIDYSNKMLYAKLLDDYCTDIYGYSVDHKEWHTSALDMQTLPYRSRNLFKASWSKHCVIVEDHLYRFQVFQYSNGPPELF; this is translated from the coding sequence ATGTACTACGTTGTGTCCCACAAACGGATGAAGTTTCTTTATAGGTATCTGGGATATATTGCTGGTGATTGTAAACTCTACTTTGTTGGTCACCTCATAATTGATGAGGAGACTGAGGAGCTATCTTACACTTGTGATGTCCATGTTTATGATATTCCCTCTAGGCAATGGATACAAGACTTCCCAAAGTTGAAATATCAAAAGCGCGCTCCGTTTGTGTGTTTCCTTGATGGGAAGCTTTATGTGCTTTCTAGTGGTTCCCCATATATACCACTATCACACTTTGAGATGCTTGATATCAATAATCTTTTTCAAGGATGGGTTTCTCTCTCTGAACCGACGGCTCTTGTTTATGAAAACTTGCTCGCCTGTCACCATGCTAAGATTATTGACTACTCCAACAAGATGCTCTACGCCAAGTTGCTTGATGATTACTGCACAGATATATATGGTTACAGCGTGGATCATAAGGAGTGGCACACGTCTGCGCTTGACATGCAAACTTTGCCCTATCGCTCACGTAATTTATTCAAAGCCAGCTGGTCGAAACATTGTGTGATTGTAGAAGATCACTTGTATCGATTTCAGGTGTTCCAGTACTCTAATGGACCACCCGAGCTATTTTAG
- the LOC132599264 gene encoding auxin-induced protein 15A-like — translation MVICVPRVIKKSSTSLDVPKGHFAVYVGEKQRKRFVIPISYLSQPSFQDLLSQAEEEFDFDHPMGGVTIPCSEDIFIGITSQFRI, via the coding sequence ATGGTTATCTGTGTTCCTCGTGTAATCAAGAAATCTTCAACATCCTTGGATGTTCCCAAAGGCCATTTTGCTGTTTATGTTGGGGAGAAGCAGAGGAAGAGATTTGTGATCCCCATATCATACTTGAGCCAGCCTTCATTTCAAGACTTGCTAAGTCAAGCAGAGGAAGAATTTGACTTTGACCATCCAATGGGCGGTGTAACAATTCCCTGCTCAGAGGACATCTTCATTGGCATCACTTCTCAATTTAGGATTTAA